A genomic segment from Aspergillus puulaauensis MK2 DNA, chromosome 1, nearly complete sequence encodes:
- a CDS encoding uncharacterized protein (COG:C;~EggNog:ENOG410PFQU;~InterPro:IPR036188,IPR027477,IPR003953;~PFAM:PF00890;~TransMembrane:1 (o6-25i)), whose protein sequence is MSSSTYDLIIVGSGFAGCMTALNFLETAKRLNKSARVALIEAGKKGERCGASRWTGAYLRLDKNLNFDEDWIQEMSLVSNGQADLEYCRKLAQEAKTTAEYVEDHGVNFIRHKEENVLLEFKTDQHFVMPDGGGWAIIKALMKHIEQYDNCDVHWETEARSLLSDSQGRTNGVEVRRSTGLLERLYSQDVMLASGGFEGNREMLAKYIGPKTHELQLIAPGLKYNRGQGLRMALDAGADVAGSFDGLHSELVDTRATKPDAVIWGHNYGIVMNENCERFYDEGKRHLFETFEMVALELWRDHNNKGYFVTDSTVMNRFRPGWVYESTDQEPVQAQTLSELAKKLGADPDKFERTVTEFNAACNDKEYDLMKLDGKATTGLKVNKTNWANPLDSPPYHAFPITTQLTFTYGGIKVNTESQVLATNGAPVPGLWAAGELTGLYYNEYPPATSVLRSLTFGRLAGTALAKRLNGSNERSSVKL, encoded by the exons ATGTCTTCTTCTACTTATGACCTGATCATTGTCGGTTCCGGTTTCGCCGGATGTATGACGGCGCTCAACTTCCTCGAAACAGCCAAGAGACTCAACAAGTCCGCCCGCGTAGCTCTGATCGAAGCCGGAAAGAAGGGAGAGCGGTGCGGAGCTTCCAGATGGACTGGGGCATACTTGCGTCTTGACAAGAACCTGAATTTCGATGAAGATTGGATACAGGAAATGAGCCTGGTTAGCAATGGCCAGGCGGACCTGGAGTATTGCCGGAAACTTGCGCAGGAGGCGAAGACGACGGCGGAGTATGTCGAGGACCATGGGGTGAATTTTATCAGACATAAAGAGGAGAAT GTCTTGCTTGAGTTCAAGACAGACCAGCATTTTGTGATGCCAGATGGTGGAGGGTGGGCCATTATCAAGGCTCTCATGAAGCATATCGAGCAGTATGATAACTGCGATGTCCACTGGGAGACTGAAGCTCGCTCGCTCCTATCCGATAGCCAAGGACGCACCAACGGAGTTGAAGTCCGCAGATCGACCGGACTATTGGAAAGACTCTATTCTCAAGACGTGATGCTTGCGAGCGGCGGTTTCGAAGGGAACCGGGAAATGCTCGCAAAGTATATCGGCCCCAAGACCCACGAGCTACAGCTGATTGCCCCCGGCCTGAAATACAATAGAGGGCAAGGGCTGCGAATGGCTCTAGACGCGGGTGCTGATGTTGCTGGCTCATTTGACGGCCTGCACTCGGAGCTGGTTGATACTCGCGCCACTAAGCCTGATGCTGTGATCTGGGGCCATAACTATGGCATCGTGATGAACGAGAACTGCGAGCGGTTCTACGATGAAGGGAAACGCCATCTCTTTGAAACATTCGAGATGGTTGCTTTGGAGCTTTGGCGGGATCATAATAATAAGGGCTATTTCGTTACTGACTCCACCGTGATGAATCGGTTTCGACCGGGCTGGGTCTATGAAAGTACCGACCAAGAGCCTGTTCAAGCACAGACTCTCTCAGAACTTGCAAAGAAGCTCGGCGCAGACCCTGATAAGTTCGAACGCACCGTCACCGAGTTCAATGCTGCCTGCAATGACAAGGAGTATGACCTGATGAAACTGGACGGCAAAGCAACCACCGGCCTTAAAGTCAACAAGACGAACTGGGCCAACCCATTGGACTCGCCTCCTTACCACGCATTCCCAATCACTACGCAACTCACGTTCACTTATGGCGGCATCAAGGTCAATACCGAGTCGCAAGTCCTGGCCACCAATGGAGCCCCCGTCCCTGGCCTGTGGGCTGCCGGAGAGCTGACTGGTCTTTACTACAATG AATACCCTCCTGCCACCTCCGTTCTGCGTTCGTTGACCTTTGGTCGTCTGGCGGGAACTG
- a CDS encoding NAD-dependent succinate-semialdehyde dehydrogenase (COG:C;~EggNog:ENOG410PH7W;~InterPro:IPR015590,IPR016161,IPR016162,IPR016163;~PFAM:PF00171;~go_function: GO:0016491 - oxidoreductase activity [Evidence IEA];~go_function: GO:0016620 - oxidoreductase activity, acting on the aldehyde or oxo group of donors, NAD or NADP as acceptor [Evidence IEA];~go_process: GO:0055114 - oxidation-reduction process [Evidence IEA]), whose amino-acid sequence MAPSYPPLFQLEDLSLFKQDSFVNGEWVGSASGKRFAVLDPGSGKEFASCPINSSEDVNHAVEASHDAFQRYQLVTARDRAKALLRWHDLITAAKQDIATIVTYETGKPLAEALGELDYALGFTWWFAGEAERIQGTVGTSSVKNRRNFTIKQPIGVSVAMVPWNFPVAMILRKASAALAAGCSMVIKPSPETPLSVLALVELAARAGVERGALTVLTTDLECTPALSESLCKHPLVRKVTFTGSTRVGKLISRHCSDGLKKLTLELGGNCPFIVFDDANLTQAVEALALLKWRHAGQACITANRVYIQSGVYDQFKSLLTETTKKLKVGHGAAPDTTIGPLTTAAGVEKVEAQVQDAISKGGKVVLGGRRPEHLDPDAGGYFYSPTIISDATADMIVAHEETFGPLCALFRFDTEEQVVRKANETSMGLASYFFTRNVSRTWRLVESLEAGMIGMNTGNQSAAEAPFGGIKESGYGKESGKDIAVNEYLVTKSASLTLEPAESAVILG is encoded by the exons ATGGCGCCGAGCTATCCTCCCCTCTTCCAG CTAGAAGACCTTTCCCTCTTCAAACAGGACTCCTTCGTCAATGGCGAATGGGTCGGCTCCGCTTCAGGCAAACGTTTTGCAGTCCTTG ACCCTGGATCCGGAAAAGAATTCGCCAGCTGCCCGATCAACAGTTCAGAGGACGTCAACCACGCAGTGGAAGCCTCACACGACGCCTTCCAGCGATACCAGCTCGTGACGGCCCGAGACCGCGCAAAGGCACTCCTCCGCTGGCACGACCTCATCACAGCCGCGAAGCAGGATATCGCAACCATCGTCACCTATGAAACCGGCAAGCCTCTCGCAGAGGCACTGGGTGAACTAGACTACGCTCTCGGGTTCACTTGGTGGTTCGCCGGCGAGGCAGAGCGCATTCAAGGGACTGTGGGGACTTCCTCTGTTAAAAATCGCCGTAACTTTACCATCAAGCAACCGATTGGGGTGTCGGTTGCTATGGTTCCTTGGAACTTCCCTGTTGCGATGATTCTGCGCAAGGCTTCTGCTGCGTTGGCTGCGGGCTGCTCGATGGTTATCAAGCCGTCGCCTGAGACGCCTTTGAGTGTCCTTGCGttggtggagttggctgCGAGGGCTGGTGTTGAAAGGGGCGCTTTGACGGTCTTGACTACTGACTTGGAGTGTACCCCGGCTCTCAGTGAGAGTCTTTGCAAGCATCCTTTGGTCAGAAAAGTGACGTTCACTGGGAGTACGCGCGTTGGAAAGTTGATCTCGAGGCATTGTAGCGACGGGCTGAAGAAACTCACTCTCGAG CTCGGAGGGAACTGTCCTTTTATTGTGTTCGACGACGCAAACCTGACTCAGGCTGTGGAAGCCCTAGCCCTACTCAAATGGCGCCATGCCGGACAAGCCTGTATCACCGCAAACAGAGTCTATATCCAAAGCGGAGTCTACGATCAATTCAAGAGCCTTCTCACCGAAACAACCAAGAAGCTCAAAGTAGGCCACGGCGCTGCACCAGACACCACAATCGGACCCCTCACAACCGCAGCTGGAGTCGAGAAAGTCGAAGCCCAAGTCCAAGACGCAATCTCCAAGGGCGGGAAAGTTGTTCTAGGCGGCAGGAGACCTGAACATCTTGATCCTGATGCTGGTGGATACTTCTACTCGCCTACGATTATCTCCGATGCCACAGCAGATATGATTGTAGCTCATGAAGAGACCTTTGGTCCGCTTTGCGCGCTTTTCCGCTTCGATACGGAGGAACAAGTCGTCAGGAAAGCTAACGAGACAAGCATGGGATTGGCGTCGTACTTTTTCACTCGCAATGTCAGTCGGACGTGGCGGTTGGTGGAGAGTTTGGAAGCTGGCATGATTGGAATGAACACTG GAAATCAATCTGCCGCCGAGGCCCCGTTTGGCGGAATCAAAGAGAGTGGATATGGGAAAGAGTCTGGGAAGGATATTGCAGTTAATGAGTATCTTGTCACTAAATCGGCTTCTCTGACTCTTGAACCGGCGGAGTCTGCTGTGATTCTAGGTTAG
- a CDS encoding DUF3632 domain-containing protein (COG:S;~EggNog:ENOG410PTCH;~InterPro:IPR022085;~PFAM:PF12311): protein MPNPNNPLGLDLDTMYEPTDVEEQVFDLLAAYLPAHSKITPQKAAKKAHSFFPHHCLGEDDDYYPRQFLCEFWEVMFRIAPQLEYQGKPMQRYISLHKALQELPEIFIQGRYRVWQDRPYFGMELHERWSQMGSGTKVTDPAHRSWRNMNGLLIHFHNEGISDGAYHALTCIWRHLEDDDRHRNTRTKYINVYPPVAALWFIHCSPRLYEACRNQEYRDRIPGGRLWKGEAGYNIPRWGFWRSRFEELKRSHLATEETIRACKAALNGMDAVSKPVDS from the exons ATGCCGAATCCAAACAACCCCCTCGGTCTCGACCTCGACACCATGTACGAGCCAACAGACGTGGAAGAACAAGTGTTTGATCTCCTAGCAGCCTACCTCCCTGCACACTCAAAAATCACGCCCCAGAAAGCAGCTAAAAAGGCGCACTCTTTCTTCCCTCATCACTGTTTAGGAGAGGATGACGATTACTATCCTCGCCAATTCCTGTGCGAATTCTGGGAGGTTATGTTCCGGATTGCGCCGCAGTTAGAGTACCAGGGAAAACCCATGCAGCGCTACATTTCTCTACATAAGGCTCTGCAAGAATTGCCTGAGATTTTTATACAGGGTCGGTATCGGGTATGGCAGGATAGGCCTTACTTTGGTATGGAGTTACATGAGAGATGGAGTC AAATGGGGAGTGGCACCAAAGTAACCGACCCAGCACACCGATCATGGAGAAACATGAACGGGCTATTAATACACTTCCACAACGAAGGTATCTCCGACGGCGCATACCACGCCCTGACCTGCATCTGGAGGCATCTGGAGGACGATGACCGACACAGGAACACCCGAACCAAGTACATTAACGTGTATCCTCCAGTTGCTGCATTGTGGTTCATTCACTGCAGTCCCCGGCTTTACGAGGCATGCCGGAACCAGGAGTACCGTGACAGGATACCCGGGGGGAGGCTTTGGaagggagaagctggatatAATATCCCGAGGTGGGGATTCTGGAGGAGTCGGTTTGAAGAGTTGAAAAGGAGCCATTTGGCGACGGAGGAGACGATCAGAGCTTGTAAGGCTGCTTTGAATGGGATGGATGCTGTCTCCAAGCCAGTTGATTCATAG
- a CDS encoding uncharacterized protein (COG:S;~EggNog:ENOG410PT8B;~TransMembrane:1 (o6-29i)): protein MILTRLISLTNFGVASSALAFQVFVLYPWHHQLDDEFKSLKVEHLRLLSRLDRIAPPEVKPIAEVKPIAEAKPLAAPN, encoded by the coding sequence ATGATCCTCACCCGCCTCATCTCCCTAACCAACTTCGGcgtcgcctcctccgccctgGCCTTCCAGGTCTTCGTCCTCTACCCGTGGCACCACCAGCTCGACGACGAATTCAAGTCCCTCAAGGTCGAacacctccgcctcctcagccGGCTCGATCGCATCGCGCCCCCGGAAGTGAAGCCAATCGCCGAAGTGAAACCAATCGCCGAAGCGAAGCCACTTGCCGCACCGAACTGA
- a CDS encoding alpha/beta fold hydrolase (COG:S;~EggNog:ENOG410PR6V;~InterPro:IPR000073,IPR029058,IPR000639;~MEROPS:MER0014065;~PFAM:PF12697,PF00561;~go_function: GO:0003824 - catalytic activity [Evidence IEA]) has product MPTDHFPNFSSQYITTTLGARLFVRTSAPKSPTSKPPLLLIHGFPQTHLEFHRIAPSLPHFTLILLDLRGYGASSPIPSSTNGSAYTKRLMGQDCLSVMEQLGYGPDDKFAVLGHDRGARVAYRLAFDNPERVSKVIVVDIVPTASMFQGFGDAKAGLKGYHWLFLAQPAPFPERLIGGVEGGKMFLEYALASWAGTGTLDAYDAEVMAGYREAYCAEEKIHATCEDYRAGAYFDRVYDEEELERGNKIQVPVLVVWGEAGFFASAMKAKKEGPLEVWQKYCADVQGRGLGCGHFIPEEDPEALVEEALKFLL; this is encoded by the coding sequence ATGCCCACCGACCACTTCCCCAATTTCTCCTCCCAATACATCACCACGACCCTCGGCGCGCGCCTCTTCGTGCGCACCAGCGCCCCCAAATCCCCCACCTCAAAACCACCCCTCCTCCTTATCCACGGCTTCCCCCAAACCCACCTCGAGTTCCACAGAATCGCACCCTCCCTCCCACACTTCACGCTCATCCTGCTCGACCTCCGCGGCTACGGCGCCTCCTCCCCCATCCCCTCCAGCACAAATGGCTCGGCCTACACAAAGCGCCTAATGGGGCAAGACTGCCTCTCCGTCATGGAACAGCTCGGGTACGGGCCGGACGATAAATTCGCAGTCCTAGGCCATGATCGCGGGGCACGTGTCGCTTACCGCCTCGCATTCGATAACCCCGAACGAGTGTCCAAGGTTATCGTTGTAGATATTGTTCCCACGGCGTCGATGTTCCAGGGATTCGGCGACGCCAAGGCCGGGTTGAAGGGGTATCATTGGTTATTTCTTGCCCAGCCGGCTCCGTTCCCGGAGAGATTGATTggcggggttgaaggggGGAAGATGTTTCTGGAGTATGCGCTTGCGAGCTGggcggggacggggacgTTGGATGCTTATGATGCTGAAGTGATGGCGGGGTATAGGGAGGCGTATTGcgctgaggagaagatccATGCGACGTGTGAGGATTATAGGGCCGGGGCGTACTTTGATCGGGTgtatgatgaggaggagctggagaggggGAATAAGATCCAGGTTCCGGTTTTGGTGGTTTGGGGCGAGGCTGGGTTCTTTGCGAGTgcgatgaaggcgaagaaggaggggccGTTGGAGGTTTGGCAGAAGTATTGTGCTGATGTTCAGGGGAGGGGACTGGGCTGTGGGCATTTTATCCCGGAGGAGGACCCGGAGGCGTTGGTTGAGGAGGCTTTGAAGTTTTTGCTGTGA
- the MNS1B gene encoding glycoside hydrolase family 47 protein (CAZy:GH47;~COG:G;~EggNog:ENOG410PM8H;~InterPro:IPR036026,IPR012341,IPR001382;~PFAM:PF01532;~SECRETED:SignalP(1-20);~go_component: GO:0016020 - membrane [Evidence IEA];~go_function: GO:0004571 - mannosyl-oligosaccharide 1,2-alpha-mannosidase activity [Evidence IEA];~go_function: GO:0005509 - calcium ion binding [Evidence IEA];~go_process: GO:0005975 - carbohydrate metabolic process [Evidence IEA]), which yields MRTHLLALPALAAASLPVYSRSSESRAGAIKEAFSHAWDGYYEYAFPHDELHPISNGYGDSRNGWGASAVDALSTAIIMRNATIVNQIIDHIAEVDYTKTDSTVSLFETTIRYLAGMLSGYDLLNGPGKGLVDAKKVDVLLEKSQKLADTLKFAFDTPSGVPYNNINITSKGNDGADTNGLAVTGTLVLEWTRLSDLTGNDEYARLSQKAQDYLLHPEPAEYEPFPGLVGSNINIKDGKFADGVVSWDGGADSYYEYLIKMYLYDPERFGLYKDRWVDAAKSTIENLASHPSTRKDLTFLSSYTKDHKFKLVSEHLTCFDGGNFLLGGTLLDQQDFVDFGLELVSSCHETYNSTLTGIGPEVFSWDPSSVPENQTELFERAGFYITGSGYILRPEVIESFYYAWRITGDETYREWVWNAFVNINKYCRTESGFAGLSDVNAENGGGQDDNQESFMFAEVLKYTYLAFAPEDEWQVQKGSGNTFVFNTEAHPFKVYSPK from the exons ATGCGTACAcatcttcttgcccttccGGCCCTGGCCGCAGCCAGCTTGCCCGTCTACTCGCGAAGTAGCGAGTCGCGCGCGGGCGCCATCAAGGAGGCCTTCTCCCACGCCTGGGATGGCTATTATGAATATGCCTTCCCTCACGACGAGCTGCACCCCATCTCCAACGGCTACGGAGACTCCCGAAACGGCTGGGGCGCGTCGGCCGTCGATGCCCTGTCCACTGCCATCATCATGCGCAACGCCACTATCGTCAATCAGATCATTGACCACATTGCTGAGGTTGATTACACAAAAACCGACTCGACTGTGAGCTTGTTCGAGACCACCATTCGCTACCTCGCCGGCATGCTGTCCGGATACGACCTGCTCAACGGGCCTGGCAAGGGTCTAGTGGATGCGAAAAAGGTGGATGTGCTTCTTGAGAAGTCTCAGAAACTCGCCGATACCCTCAAGTTTGCATTCGACACCCCCTCCGGTGTTCCgtacaacaacatcaacattaCCTCCAAGGGCAATGACGGCGCCGACACCAATGGGCTGGCCGTGACTGGCACCCTGGTGCTCGAGTGGACCCGCCTGTCGGACTTGACTGGAAACGACGAGTATGCGCGCCTGAGCCAGAAGGCCCAGGACTACCTCCTCCACCCGGAGCCGGCGGAGTACGAGCCGTTCCCGGGTTTGGTTGGaagcaacatcaacatcaaggaCGGAAAGTTCGCCGACGGGGTAGTTAGCTGGGACGGTGGCGCTGATTCTTACTACGAGTACCTGATCAAGATGTACCTGTACGACCCTGAGCGCTTTGGCCTGTACAAGGACCGCTGGGTGGACGCTGCCAAGTCAACCATCGAGAACCTGGCTTCGCACCCATCTACCCGCAAGGAcctcaccttcctctcctcctacACCAAGGATCACAAGTTCAAGTTGGTCAGCGAGCACCTGACTTGCTTTGATGGCGGTAACTTCCTGCTTGGTGGAACGCTGTTGGACCAGCAGGATTTTGTTGACTTTGGTCTTGAACTGGTCTCCTCTTGCCACGAGACCTACAACTCGACGCTCACGGGGATTGGTCCCGAAGTGTTCAGCTGGGATCCCAGCTCTGTCCCTGAGAACCAGACGGAGCTGTTCGAGCGAGCAGGCTTTTACATCACTGGTTCAGGATATATTCTGCGCCCAGAGGTGATTGAGAGCTTCTACTACGCCTGGCGTATCACCGGTGACGAGACG TACCGCGAATGGGTGTGGAACGCCTTtgtcaacatcaacaaaTACTGCCGCACCGAGTCCGGATTCGCCGGCCTCAGTGATGTCAACGCGGAGAATGGAGGCGGCCAAGACGACAACCAAGAGAGCTTCATGTTTGCAGAGGTGCTGAAGTACACTTATCTGGCTTTTGCTCCCG AGGACGAGTGGCAGGTCCAGAAGGGCAGTGGCAACACGTTTGTGTTCAACACCGAGGCGCATCCTTTCAAGGTGTACTCGCCCAAGTAG
- a CDS encoding uncharacterized protein (COG:S;~EggNog:ENOG410PTPX), with product MCGIPRPSSGHRIAIMFPSPSPSPSPSSSLSSSPTSSPSSSPEPQQLPAQESYSLFFRESEPHTKAVFRSKDVSTMDSFRSCNDIDLRIERHGDLTVSHPGLSLGQIAPLHAFQLRPSSLSSEKKAGEMEFSLPQKLDLGVSEQGIVGRKVTVVARGEGGEVLQMGNGIVGYD from the exons ATGTGCGGCATCCCCCGACCAAGCTCCGGCCACAGAATCGCCATCATGTtcccctcgccatcgccatctccctcaccatcctcctcactctcatcatcaccaacctcatctccatcatcctccccagaACCACAACAACTCCCTGCCCAGGAATCAtactccctcttcttccgcgaATCAGAACCCCACACGAAAGCCGTCTTCCGGAGTAAAGACGTCTCGACGATGGATTCATTCCGCTCTTGTAACGATATTGATCTCCGGATTGA ACGCCACGGCGACCTAACAGTCTCGCACCCGGGTCTTTCCCTGGGCCAGATTGCGCCACTTCATGCGTTCCAGCTGCGTCCTTCGTCTTTGTCTtctgagaagaaggctggagaGATGGAGTTCAGTCTCCCGCAGAAACTCGACCTCGGTGTTTCGGAGCAGGGAATTGTCGGGAGGAAGGTCACGGTTGTAGCGAGGGGAGAGGGCGGGGAGGTGCTCCAGATGGGGAATGGGATTGTTGGGTATGATTAA
- a CDS encoding superoxide dismutase (COG:P;~EggNog:ENOG410PJ1N;~InterPro:IPR036314,IPR019833,IPR019832,IPR019831, IPR036324,IPR001189;~PFAM:PF02777,PF00081;~go_function: GO:0004784 - superoxide dismutase activity [Evidence IEA];~go_function: GO:0046872 - metal ion binding [Evidence IEA];~go_process: GO:0006801 - superoxide metabolic process [Evidence IEA];~go_process: GO:0055114 - oxidation-reduction process [Evidence IEA]), translating into MADQKYTLPPLPYAYDALEPIISSQIMTLHHQKHHQTYITNLNAALASQSTAQSSNNISAQIGLQQKIKFNGGGHINHSLFWENLAPYDSAETDIGKNAPALKAALEAQFGSVDAFVKAFNATLLGIQGSGWGWLVADGPGGKGKLEIVTTKDQDPVTGAVPVFGVDMWEHAYYLQYLNNKAGYVEGVWKVINWKTAEERYKNGVEGNVAGLKL; encoded by the exons ATGGCTGACCAGAAATACAccctcccccctctcccctACGCCTACGAT GCCCTCGAACCCATAATCTCCTCCCAAATAATGACCCTGCACCACCAAAAACACCACCAAACCTACATCACAAACCTCAACGCAGCCCTAGCCTCTCAATCCACCGCACAGTCCTCAAACAACATCTCCGCCCAAATCGGCTTGCAGCAGAAAATCAAATTCAACGGCGGCGGCCACATCAACCACTCCCTTTTCTGGGAGAATTTGGCACCCTACGACTCGGCGGAGACGGATATTGGGAAGAATGCACCGGCCCTCAAGGCGGCGCTTGAGGCGCAGTTTGGGTCTGTGGACGCGTTTGTGAAGGCGTTTAATGCGACGTTGTTGGGGATTCAGGGGTCTGGGTGGGGGTGGCTTGTTGCTGATGGGCCTGGCGGGAAAGGGAAGTTGGAGATTGTGACGACCAAGGACCAGGATCCGGTTACTGGGGCGGTGCCGGTGTTTGGGGTTGATATGTGGGAGCATGCGTACTACTTGCAGTACTTGAATAACAAGGCTGGGTATGTGGAGGGGGTGTGGAAGGTGATCAACTGGAAGACTGCCGAGGAGAGGTATAAGAATGGGGTGGAGGGCAATGTTGCTGGGCTTAAGCTGTGA
- a CDS encoding F-box protein (COG:S;~EggNog:ENOG410PT45;~InterPro:IPR001810,IPR036047;~PFAM:PF00646,PF12937;~go_function: GO:0005515 - protein binding [Evidence IEA]) produces the protein MGSAQPIDKDVLYHVFAGLAYTNYLRIDYGFKMPTRRQWVCTGGTEHLVSQPLRLFSLRQYLLLLDSTKSQKFQWWNRRDVFSRLPYDVLDRILRYLPGDSIIALLHVSSSFNTATRHNSFWKKLILRSMPWFWELNHQPLSSSPGRSKIDFKRLYLWLNRELSVSYGLHSAMRCLANRMRIWNTCDRICEYYLKFASPEVPVCATDEQADTIKKHSKASHVSLVLYPSPQDDIADSVQWIRCWDEIDRLPSLCEVFFTKRPSRCLAGLSITFNGVRRTFGSVNPALHDCEPFYISCGDWITGFVAYMPDLKILDQQAKTCIIGLRVCLKSGLEYGGNQTEAQQRPFLVSEGHELVGLVGQLKDGVIARFGILECQRPNQYSIAQSKRSQGYPPSHLLWFAYEASPIRGARSPYTGHRASYWFQPSIRVLPLPRTQTDGHEQFDSDLIPYTPVFLLGNKKLREVLGCIWANIAPSGNITGIGAYFAGINNSTGVAKFRARLGPKDQVFEIDGVAGEHISEVRISSAYSQRAVQLKTNFDREVCFGEGRGQEWTIQRAPEGEVIAGLAVAFGIPLWDETKQRYADGKLTSVTALTVQAKKWERIINRVY, from the exons ATGGGCAGTGCTCAGCCCATCGACAAGGATGTCCTCTACCATGTTTTTGCCGGTCTTGCCTACACAAACTACTTGCGTATTGATTATGGGTTTAAGATGCCCACCCGAAGACAGTGGGTATGCACTGGAGGCACCGAACACCTGGTCAGCCAGCCTCTTCGTCTCTTCAGCTTGCGCCAGTATTTGCTTTTGCTCGACAGTACCAAGTCTCAAAAGTTCCAGTGGTGGAACAGAAGGGACGTGTTCTCTAGGCTGCCTTATGATGTCCTTGACCGGATCTTGCGATATCTTCCCGGAGACTCAATAATCGCCCTCCTCCATGTCTCGAGCTCATTCAATACTGCTACGAGGCACAATTCTTTCTGGAAGAAACTAATCCTTCGAAGCATGCCCTGGTTCTGGGAGCTGAACCATCAACCATTGTCTTCAAGTCCGGGCAGATCGAAAATTGACTTCAAGCGCCTTTACCTCTGGCTAAACAGAGAGTTGTCGGTGTCGTATGGCTTGCACAGCGCGATGAGATGCCTTGCCAACCGAATGCGCATATGGAATACGTGCGACCGGATCTGCgaatattatcttaaatttGCTAGTCCAGAGGTACCTGTATGTGCCACCGACGAGCAGGCAGACACCATCAAGAAACATAGCAAAGCGTCGCACGTATCGCTTGTTCTGTACCCATCTCCCCAAGACGACATTGCGGACTCGGTCCAGTGGATCCGTTGCTGGGATGAAATAGATCGGCTTCCCTCTCTATGTGAGGTATTCTTCACGAAGCGCCCTAGCAGGTGTCTTGCTGGACTTAGCATCACATTTAACGGAGTAAGGCGAACCTTTGGAAGTGTGAATCCTGCCTTACACGACTGCGAACCATTTTACATTAGTTGTGGGGATTGGATCACTGGATTTGTGGCGTATATGCCAGATCTTAAGATCCTGGACCAACAGGCAAAGACATGCATCATAGGGCTTAGA GTATGCCTCAAGTCTGGGCTTGAGTACGGTGGAAATCAAACCGAGGCCCAACAGAGACCGTTTCTGGTTTCCGAGGGCCATGAATTGGTTGGCCTTGTTGGGCAGCTCAAG GATGGCGTTATTGCACGATTCGGCATTCTCGAGTGCCAACGTCCAA ACCAATATTCCATTGCCCAGAGCAAAAGGTCTCAGGGTTACCCGCCAAGTCATCTTCTCTGGTTTGCATACGAGGCCAGCCCTATTCGCGGCGCTCGAAGTCCATATACAGGCCATCGGGCGTCTTACTGGTTTCAACCTTCTATTCGcgtcctccctcttccccgtACCCAAACCGACGGCCATGAACAATTCGACAGTGATCTGATACCGTATACACCGGTCTTCTTGTTGGGAAATAAAAAGTTGCGAGAAGTACTGGGATGTATATGGGCAAACATAGCCCCTTCAGGCAATATAACAGGCATTGGAGCCTACTTTGCTGGCATTAACAATTCGACAGGAGTAGCTAAGTTCCGCGCGAGACTTGGTCCTAAGGATCAGGTTTTTGAGATTGATGGCGTTGCAGGGGAGCATATCAGTGAAGTACGCATTTCCAGCGCGTATTCACAGCGGGCAGTACAG CTTAAGACGAATTTCGACAGGGAGGTCTGTTttggagagggaagaggCCAGGAATGGACAATTCAGCGTGCACCTGAAGGCGAGGTTATAGCGGGACTGGCAGTGGCTTTTGGAATACCACTCTGGGATGAAACCAAGCAAAGATAC GCCGACGGCAAGTTGACTTCGGTGACAGCCCTAACTGTGCAGGCTAAGAAATGGGAGCGCATCATCAACAGGGTATATTGA